A region of Spiribacter roseus DNA encodes the following proteins:
- the murB gene encoding UDP-N-acetylmuramate dehydrogenase: protein MTMAHGQLRQSVPMARHTTWRVGGPAARVYEPVDSRDLARFLASDQAVEPFHWLGLGSNLLIRDGGLQGTVIRLHRGLSSLQDQGDGRMRVDAGVPCAKLARECGRRGYVGAAFFAGIPGTIGGALAMNAGAWGGDTWSQVESVETVDRHGTLRERDPADFAVGYREVRGMEGEWFTAATFRFQPGGDPAALKARVKDLLAERAEKQPTGIASGGSVFRNPPGDHAARLIEAAGLKGARQGGARVSEKHANFIVHDGAACAADIEALIDRIRATVQAVYGITLETEVRIIGEALSHDA, encoded by the coding sequence ATGACGATGGCTCACGGCCAGCTGCGTCAATCCGTTCCCATGGCGCGCCACACGACCTGGCGCGTCGGTGGCCCCGCGGCGCGGGTCTATGAACCCGTGGACAGCCGTGACCTGGCCCGCTTTCTGGCCAGCGATCAGGCCGTCGAGCCGTTCCACTGGCTGGGTCTGGGCAGCAATCTGTTGATCCGCGACGGCGGCCTGCAGGGGACCGTGATCCGCCTGCACCGGGGATTGTCCTCGCTGCAGGATCAGGGCGACGGGCGGATGCGGGTCGATGCCGGTGTCCCCTGCGCGAAGCTGGCGCGGGAATGCGGCCGACGGGGTTATGTCGGGGCGGCGTTCTTTGCCGGCATCCCGGGTACGATCGGCGGCGCACTGGCGATGAATGCCGGTGCCTGGGGCGGTGATACCTGGTCGCAGGTGGAATCGGTGGAAACCGTCGATCGTCACGGCACGCTCCGCGAGCGTGATCCCGCCGACTTCGCCGTGGGGTATCGCGAGGTACGCGGAATGGAAGGCGAGTGGTTTACCGCCGCGACCTTCCGTTTTCAGCCGGGCGGTGATCCGGCTGCACTCAAGGCGCGGGTCAAGGACCTGCTCGCCGAGCGGGCCGAGAAGCAGCCCACCGGCATTGCCAGTGGTGGGTCGGTGTTCCGCAACCCGCCCGGTGATCATGCAGCGCGGCTGATCGAGGCGGCCGGGCTCAAGGGGGCCCGCCAGGGCGGCGCCCGGGTGTCCGAGAAACACGCCAACTTCATCGTCCACGACGGCGCGGCCTGCGCGGCCGACATCGAGGCGCTCATCGACCGGATCCGGGCCACCGTGCAGGCCGTTTACGGCATCACCCTGGAGACCGAGGTCCGCATCATCGGGGAGGCGTTGTCCCATGACGCTTGA
- the murC gene encoding UDP-N-acetylmuramate--L-alanine ligase, producing MTSLQPQTPGGPGAMGPVQRLHFVGVGGAGMGGIAEVLLNLGYTVSGSDLRENAVIEHLRGLGAGIAIGHRAEQVRDADAVVISSAVTEDNPEVIAARAARVPVVPRAEMLAELMRFRFGIAVAGTHGKTTTTSLVASILGEADLDPTFVIGGRLNSAASHARLGTGRYLVAEADESDASFLYLNPMLAVVTNIDADHLETYGGDFDRLRATFIEFLHHLPFYGLAVLCDDDAELRSLAGELARPVRTYGFSASADVRATDVVADAGRSHFTVRAEGFEPMPVTLNLPGRHNVLNALGAIAVARALNVADTAIQQALGAFAGIGRRFQQLGRLPVAGGSSLLMDDYAHHPREIEAVTEALRSNWPGQRLVVIFQPHRFTRTRDLFDDFARVLGEADLLLVTEVYGAGEAPLPGADARSLCRAIRLRGQVDPVFVGDLDELISILPAMLRPDDVVITLGAGSIGTALPRLLAGEARS from the coding sequence ATGACCAGCCTGCAGCCCCAGACCCCGGGTGGCCCCGGCGCCATGGGCCCGGTCCAGCGTCTGCATTTTGTGGGCGTCGGCGGAGCCGGCATGGGCGGCATCGCCGAAGTCCTGCTCAACCTGGGCTACACGGTCAGCGGTTCGGATCTGCGTGAGAATGCCGTGATCGAGCATCTCCGCGGTCTGGGTGCGGGCATCGCCATCGGGCATCGGGCCGAGCAGGTGCGTGACGCCGATGCGGTGGTCATCTCCAGCGCCGTCACCGAAGACAATCCCGAGGTGATCGCCGCCCGGGCCGCGCGGGTGCCCGTGGTCCCACGCGCCGAGATGCTCGCCGAGCTGATGCGCTTCCGGTTTGGTATTGCGGTGGCGGGCACCCATGGCAAGACCACCACCACCAGCCTGGTGGCGAGCATCCTCGGTGAGGCGGATCTGGATCCGACCTTCGTGATCGGCGGCCGGCTGAACAGCGCCGCCAGTCATGCACGCCTTGGCACCGGCCGTTATCTGGTTGCCGAGGCGGATGAAAGCGACGCCTCGTTCCTCTATCTCAACCCGATGCTCGCGGTGGTCACCAATATCGATGCCGACCATCTGGAGACCTATGGCGGTGATTTCGATCGGCTGCGCGCGACGTTCATCGAGTTTCTCCACCACCTGCCGTTCTACGGGCTGGCCGTGCTCTGCGACGATGATGCCGAGCTGCGCTCACTGGCCGGCGAACTGGCGCGGCCGGTGCGAACCTACGGGTTTTCCGCCAGCGCCGACGTCCGGGCCACCGATGTCGTTGCCGACGCCGGCCGCAGTCATTTCACGGTGCGGGCCGAGGGATTCGAGCCGATGCCGGTCACCCTCAATCTGCCCGGCCGCCACAATGTGCTCAATGCGCTGGGAGCGATTGCCGTGGCCCGGGCGCTGAATGTTGCCGATACCGCGATTCAGCAGGCCCTCGGGGCGTTCGCCGGCATCGGCCGGCGCTTCCAGCAGCTAGGGCGGCTGCCCGTCGCCGGCGGCAGCAGCCTGCTCATGGACGACTATGCGCATCATCCCCGCGAGATCGAGGCGGTCACCGAGGCGCTGCGCAGTAACTGGCCGGGACAGCGGCTGGTGGTGATTTTCCAACCCCATCGATTCACCCGCACCCGCGATCTGTTTGACGACTTCGCGCGGGTCCTGGGCGAGGCCGATCTGCTGCTGGTCACCGAGGTCTACGGCGCCGGTGAAGCCCCACTGCCCGGCGCCGACGCCCGCAGTCTGTGCCGCGCCATCCGGCTGCGCGGTCAGGTGGATCCGGTGTTCGTCGGTGACCTCGATGAGCTGATCTCAATCCTGCCGGCCATGCTGCGGCCCGACGATGTGGTGATCACCCTCGGTGCCGGCAGCATTGGCACGGCGCTACCGCGGCTGCTGGCCGGGGAGGCGCGGTCATGA
- the murG gene encoding undecaprenyldiphospho-muramoylpentapeptide beta-N-acetylglucosaminyltransferase — protein sequence MTPRPILIIAGGTGGHVFPALAVAEVLARQSVPVIWLGTPLGLEARVVPQADIPLETVTVRGLRGNGWAGWLKAPWIVARAVFETLAVLRRHRPRAVLGMGGYVAGPAGIATWLRKIPLIIHEQNAIAGLTNRLLSRRATRVLTGLDATFPGDRATTFTGNPVRGAITALAETDPAPAAPHPRLLVIGGSLGARTLNRVVPEALARLPVAERPTVLHQAGERSLETARSGYREAAIEADVRAFIDDMAGAYHAADVVICRAGALTVSELAAVGRAAILVPYPYAVDDHQSANARFLVEADAARMIADDALSAEGLAAVLRPLLTEPATRARMAANARHVGRPRAAEQVADICLEVSA from the coding sequence ATGACCCCGCGACCGATCCTGATCATCGCCGGTGGCACCGGCGGGCATGTCTTCCCGGCGCTGGCCGTGGCCGAGGTCCTCGCCCGGCAGTCGGTGCCGGTGATCTGGTTGGGAACGCCGCTTGGCCTCGAGGCCCGCGTGGTTCCCCAGGCCGACATCCCCCTCGAGACAGTGACCGTGCGGGGCCTGCGCGGTAATGGCTGGGCCGGATGGCTCAAGGCGCCGTGGATCGTGGCGCGGGCGGTTTTTGAAACGCTCGCGGTACTGCGTCGGCATCGGCCGCGGGCGGTCCTGGGAATGGGTGGCTACGTGGCGGGGCCGGCAGGCATCGCCACCTGGCTCCGGAAGATCCCGCTGATCATTCACGAGCAGAATGCGATTGCCGGGCTGACCAATCGGCTGCTCTCGCGGCGGGCCACTCGCGTGCTGACCGGGCTGGACGCGACGTTCCCCGGTGATCGGGCGACGACCTTTACCGGCAATCCGGTGCGCGGTGCCATCACCGCACTGGCCGAGACGGACCCGGCGCCGGCGGCGCCCCATCCGCGGCTGCTGGTGATCGGCGGCAGTCTCGGGGCGCGCACCCTCAACCGGGTGGTACCCGAAGCGCTCGCCCGGCTGCCTGTGGCGGAGCGGCCGACGGTGCTGCACCAGGCTGGCGAGCGGAGTCTGGAGACGGCCCGGTCCGGCTATCGCGAGGCGGCCATTGAGGCGGATGTCCGTGCCTTCATCGATGATATGGCGGGCGCCTATCACGCCGCCGATGTGGTGATCTGCCGGGCCGGCGCGCTGACCGTCTCGGAACTGGCGGCGGTGGGACGCGCCGCGATCCTGGTGCCGTATCCCTACGCCGTGGACGATCATCAAAGCGCCAACGCCCGGTTTCTGGTGGAGGCCGATGCGGCGCGGATGATCGCCGACGATGCGCTCTCGGCGGAGGGCCTGGCGGCGGTGCTGCGGCCGCTGCTGACCGAGCCGGCGACGCGGGCCCGGATGGCTGCCAACGCCCGGCACGTCGGACGCCCGCGGGCGGCCGAGCAGGTCGCCGATATCTGCCTGGAGGTGAGCGCATGA